The following are encoded in a window of Pygocentrus nattereri isolate fPygNat1 chromosome 5, fPygNat1.pri, whole genome shotgun sequence genomic DNA:
- the ap3m1 gene encoding AP-3 complex subunit mu-1 — MIHSLFLINNAGDIFLEKHWKSVISRSVCDYFFEAQDKAGEPDNVSPVIRTPHHYLINIYREKIFFVSVIQTEVPPLFVIEFLHRVAEMFQDYFGECSEVAIKDNVVIVYELLEEMLDNGFPLATESNILKELIKPPTILRSMVNTITGSSNVGETLPTGQLSTIPWRRAGVKYTNNEAYFDVVEEIDAILDKSGTTVFAEIQGVIDACVKLSGMPDLTLSFMNPRLLDDVSFHPCVRFKRWESERVLSFIPPDGNFRLMSYHVNAQNLVAIPVYVRQNINFFETGSSGRVDITVGPKQTMGKTVENVIVTIHMPKVVLSANLTATQGTYTYDPVTKILVWDIGKLNQQKLPNLKGSLSLQSGAPKPEENPSLNIDLKIQQLAISGLKVNRLDMYVEKYKPFKGVKYVTKAGKFQVRT; from the exons ATGATTCACAGTTTGTTCCTGATTAACAACGCTGGCGACATATTTCTGGAAAAACACTGGAAGAGTGTCATAAGTCGCTCTGTCTGTGATTACTTTTTTGAAGCTCAGGATAAGGCAGGAGAACCTGACAATGTGTCTCCTGTCATCCGCACTCCACATCACTACCTTATCAACATCTACCGGGAGAAAatcttctttgtttctgtcaTCCAGACAGAAGTTCCTCCCCTTTTTGTCATTGAATTTCTCCATCGTGTCGCTGAGATGTTTCAG GATTATTTTGGTGAATGCTCTGAAGTTGCCATTAAGGATAATGTGGTAATAGTCTATGAGCTCCTGGAAGAAATGCTTGATAATGGTTTCCCCCTCGCGACTGAATCCAACATCCTGAAAGAACTTATTAAACCTCCCACAATCCTGCGCTCTATGGTCAATACTATCACTG GCAGCAGTAATGTTGGGGAAACTCTTCCAACTGGACAGCTCTCGACAATCCCATGGAGGAGAGCAGGTGTAAAATACACCAACAATGAGGCCTATTTTGATGTGGTAGAAGAGATTGATGCCATTCTGGATAAATCTG GCACAACAGTATTTGCTGAAATCCAGGGAGTGATTGATGCTTGTGTGAAACTCTCAGGAATGCCTGATCTCACACTGTCATTCATG AATCCCAGACTTCTGGATGATGTGAGTTTCCATCCATGTGTACGTTTTAAGAGGTGGGAGTCTGAGAGAGTTCTCTCCTTCATCCCCCCAGATGGAAATTTCCGACTTATGTCTTATCACGTGAATGCACAAAA TTTGGTAGCAATTCCAGTGTATGTGAGGCAGAATATCAATTTCTTTGAGACTGGGTCCTCAGGGAGAGTTGATATCACTGTGGGTCCGAAGCAGACCATGGGCAAGACTGTGGAGAATGTGATCGTCACAATACACATGCCTAAAGTAGTCCTCAGTGCCAATCTTACGGCAACCCAGGGCACTTACACGTATGACCCAGTCACCAAG ATTTTGGTGTGGGACATTGGGAAACTTAACCAACAAAAACTTCCAAATTTAAAAGGAAGTCTGAGTCTGCAGTCTGGAGCTCCTAAACCAGAGGAAAATCCCAGCCTGAACATCGACCTCAAGATCCAGCAGTTAGCTATCTCAG GACTCAAAGTGAATCGACTGGACATGTATGTGGAGAAGTACAAGCCATTCAAAGGTGTAAAATATGTAACCAAAGCTGGGAAGTTCCAGGTCAGAACTTGA